From the Verrucomicrobiota bacterium genome, the window CAATAAACTCCATGCCCGGTGCGTTCAAGACGGATTTAATCGTCTGACGCATCGCGGCGTGGTCATCTATAATCAGCACCTTCATACCTGTCACCTGCAAGAATCGTGAAAGAGTATGCGGCCCGCGCGCCGAAAGGGAATAGCGGTACCCTCACGAAACGAGTGAGTATGTTTACTTAGGCGGGTAGGTATTTCTACTCAGGCTACAGCTTGGACTTATCCGAACCGCGCCTGCCTACTTGGCGTAGGTGACGACGTAAGGAGTCTCCAATATTCGTAGCCGCAATATTCGATAGGGGTAGGGATGGCCCGAAGGCCACCCCTCCCTCCGAACCGGACAGGCGAATTTCCCGCATCCGGCTCTCCAGTTAGTGAGTCCTGTATCGGACCTGGCTCGCTTCCGCTCGGGCTTTGGCTAAGGAGAAGAGCCCCAGTTCGGCGAAGTAGGCGATGGGCCAGCGCTGATAGTCACAACCTCGGGCACACCCTTGTCCCTTGTGCCGTTTGCGCAGAATCGCGCGCAGGCGATTTCTCACCCAGCTATCTTCCGCTCGGAAGATGTTGGCGACACTGTGTTGGAAATAGTTGAACCAGCCTCGTAGGGTGCGGTTGATATCCGCAATGATTTGACTCATCGGACGCGGATCGCTTTTCCCAGTCTTTTGGCGGATGGCTTCCCGGAGCTTTGCCTTGCTCTTTTGGCGCGGCCACCGATGGCCACGTTCAAAGTGATAGCCCAGAAAGTCAAAACCACCCTTCTGACTGGCCTCGACAATACGGGTCTTGACCGGGTGCAGCGTTAGTCCCGCTGCCGCCGTCCATTGGCGTAGTTGTTCGAGTACGGCTTGCGCCTCGGCCTGGCTCTGGCACAGGATCACGAAGTCATCGGCATACCGGACCATTTGCCGCCCTTGCCGTGCCATCCAATGGTCCAGCGGATGGAGGTAGAGATTGGCCAGCAGCGGCGATATCACCGCTCCTTGCGGGGTCCCTTGCTCCGTCGGCTGCCATTCCTTGGCGGTCTCCATGACTCCCTGTTTGAGCATTTTCCAGATCAGTTCCAGCAGGTTGCGGTCACTGATCCGCTCTTCCACCAAGGCCATCAAGGGCTTTTGTGGAATCGTGTCGAAATAGGCTTTGAGGTCGGCATCCACCACCCACACGTTTCCCGCTTTGAGTAGCTGGTCCACTCGTCGCAACGCGTCTTTGGCTCCCTTTCCGGGTCGGAACCCGTAGCTGTGTTCCGCAAAACAGGCCTCGAAGATCGGTTCGATAACCTGTCGCACCGCGGTTTCCACAATGCGGCTCTCCACCGTCGGTATGCCCAACGGGCGAAGTTCCTTGCTTCCCAGCTTGGGAATCCACACCCGCTTGACCGGGCTGGGTTGATAGTTGCCTTGCCGTAACCGGCCCTGGAGTCGCTGCAGCCGGAGGGCACTGTCTTTGAAGTAAGCTTCGCAGCTTACGCCATCAACTCCAGCGGCTCCCTGGTTGGCTTTCACCTGTCGGGCTGCATTTTGCAGGTTTTCCAATTTCCATACTTTATCCATCAGACTGTACCATTTGCCTCCTTTGATTCCTCGTTCGAGGGTTGCCACCATGCGCTCGGTCCACACACTTGCTTCCGTCCAATCCCATCGCGGGGGGACGTCTCTGCCTTGTTTAGCTTTTGGCACTCCCGGCAGGGGAATTTGCAGTTGTGTTTCCTTCACGCCGTCACCTTCCTGTCCCCCTTGGCTCCACGATCATTACTCGCTTCCCAGCTACTACGGGGACTCTGACTCCTGCCCGGCTCCTTCCAGCACCCAGGCAGGTCTCCTTGATTCATGAGCTTGCACTTCCAGACATTCCGTCTCCAACCACCCCATGCGCCCCCGGCTTCCGGCCATACTTCGCGTTCCGGGCAGGCTTGGCCACTGATTCGCTTGTTATCGCTATCAGCAGTTCTTCGGACTTCGTTCATTGCTAGCAGTCTCGTCAGTCGCATAAGGCCGTATCGAGTTTGTGTCGCAGTACCCTTCGGGCACCACTGTTCTACGGACTATCCGTTCACTTCCAGTTGCTCTCCACCCCGTGTCGCCACGACGCAGTTACTTTCAGTTACCCGGCGGGAAGCTCCGCCGGCAAGGGACTTTCACCCTCTATGCACGCTCACTCTCAAGCGCACTAGCCGCTCGACGTCAGTCGGCGCTGATATCCTGCTGCAATTTCAGTTCTTAATTTTTTTGCCAACTAATCTTTTTGCCATGTCCGGCCCTCCATCTTCCTGAAAAAGTCCTTTCGGATGTCGCGCTTTGGTTTTCATCCGTGCCATCCGTGTCATCCGTGGTTAAAATTCCCGCCCCCCCCATTTTTCTGCAAAATGTTTCACCAATTTGCAACGTCCATGCCGGTCCGTGATGGTCCCTGCCGTCCTTGCTATTCGCGTTGATTCGCGCCATTCGCGGTTAAATCCCGTCCCCCAATTTGCATTTTTTTTACTGATCACTGATGACTTGATTACTGTTCACTGATTACTACAGCCGGGCTTTATTCTCATACGCAAACTTGAGCAGGCTGTGGCTGCCATGCAAGTCCAACTTCTGGCTGATATTGGCGCGGTGGTTTTCAATCGTGCGCGGGCTGAGGCCAAGTTCTTCGGCAATTTCCTTGCTGGTCTTGTCATCGGCGATCCGCTGAAGGATGCGCCGCTCAGCGGGAGTGAGTTGGTCGAGGCCGGGCTTCTCGGTATGCAACGCGCGCGCACCGACGCTGCGGGCGAACAGGCAGTCGGCCAGCGTCGGGCTGATGTAGCGGCGGCCGGCGGCGACGCTTTTGATGCCGGCCAGAATGTCTTGGGCGGCGCTGTCTTTGAGCACATACCCCGTGGCCCCCAGGTTCATCGCTTCATTGAACATGTCCGCCTCCTTGTACATCGTCAGGCAGATGATGCCGGCGGTAACGCGCTGCTGGCGCATGGCGCGCATGGCGTCGAGCCCGTTCATCCCCGGCATGTCAATATCCAGCAGGATGATGTCAGGCTTCAAGGTGGCCGCCAGTTTCACGGCGGCGGCGCCATCGCCCGCTTCCTGCACTACGCAAAAGCCGGGTTGCGCCTCGATAATCTGGCGCAACCCCTGCCGGAAGATGGGATGATCGTCAACGATCAGGAGGCTTAGGGGTGTTGGTTTCATGATTAAGTAACACAGGCACTTCCACCGTCAACCGGGTACCCCGGCCGGGGAGTGAATTGTAGCGGAACCATCCGTTCAGAATCCGCACCCGCTCGGCCAGGCCGCTCAGGCCGAATCCACGGTGGCTTTTCGGATCGGCCAGGAGTGCGGCATAGTCAAAACCGCAGCCATCGTCTTCGATGGTGAGCCGCAGGTTCACGCTGCGGTGCCGAATCGCGACCCGCGCCGTGGCGGCCATGGAGTGTTTGACGATATTGTTCAAGGACTCCTGCACGATCCGGTAGATATGAATCTCGCTTTCCGGCGGCAGCAGCTTATCCACGTGGTCAATTCCGGTATGGAAGGGGATGGTGGCGGCGGCGGACACCCGGCTCACCAGGTCCTGAAGGGCCTTGGTGAGACCGAGCCGATCCAGTTGATAGGGACGAAGGTTATACGAGATCTCGCGCACCTCCTCGATGGCTTGCGAGGCGGTGCGCGAGACTTCTTCGAGTTGCTCGGTGGCGGCGGGCGATCCCGTCGCCGCCTCGATTCCCAGCACGGCACGGTTTTTGATAATGAGCAGGTTTTGCCCGATGGTGTCGTGCAGTTCGGCCGCGATGCGTTTGCGCTCCTGCTCCTGCGAGGCGATCAACTGCTGGGAGAAGGCCGTTTGGGCGGCCTGAAGCCGCTGGAGGTGCCGTAGGCGATACACATGTCCGGCATACAGCAAGCCCAGGGCCGCCGCGACCACCGCCGCCCGAAACCACCACGTCTTCCACCATGGCGGCAGCACCATCAGCGCCAGCGACGCGCCCGTCTCGTTCCACACCCCGGAGTCATTGCAGGCCGTCACGCGGAATCGATAGTTTCCCGCCGGCAAATGCGGGTAGTTCGCCACCCGCTTAGTTCCGGCTTCCACCCAATCCTCCTCCAACCCATCCAACCGGTAACGGAACCGCACCTTGCCGGGAGCCCGGTAACTCAGGCCGGTGTAGTGGATTTCCAACTCGTGCTGCTGGGGCTGAACCGTGACGGGTGTCGCCGAAGTCTCCCTCTGTCCATGCGCGGGGTTCCGTCCGTTGATTCCCGGATTGAATTCCGCCGCCCGTTCGCCATCAATCCGCACCTCCTCAATGACCACGGGTGGCGGCCGGCGATTGGCGCTCAAAACCTTTGGGTCCATGAACGTCGCCCCTTTGCCCGCCGCGAACCACAGGCAGCCATCGCTGGCTTTAAGCGAGGCCGGTTGGACGCCCCCAATTTCCGTGGTGGCCAGCCCATCACTCCGGTCAAAGACGGTATAATTAATCTCCTGGCACCGGCCCGCCGCGAACTCACTGAGTTCACGCCGTTTGGCGCAGAGGACGCCCAAGTCCGTAGCCATCCACAAACGGCCGCTGTTGTCCTCCAGCATGCTGCCGATTCGGCGCGCCGGTAAACCACCCTTGACGCGAAAGTTAAAGAACCGTCCGGCTTGGAACCGGCTCAAGCCGCCGCCATAGGTGCCGAGCCACAGCCCGTCCTCGCGGTCCACATATAGGGATCGGATGTGATCGTCCGGCAATCCGTTCTGACGCGTGTAACACGTCCAGCGTCCGTCGCGCAAGAGGTTCAAGCCGCCGCCATCCGTCCCGATGTAGAGGCCTCCCGAGGCGCTTTCAGCCAGTGCCCACACTCGCTCGGAGGCCAGCCCATCCTGCCGGGAATAGTGCGTCACCTGCTCGTGTTCAATCCGGCTTAGGCCATGGAATCCGCCCACCCAAATTCTCCCTTGCCGATCCTCGAACAACGCCCGTATGCCCTCCATCTGCGTGTAAGCCTTCAAGTCTCCCTGGCAATAACGGAAGACCTTTCCGGCGTAAGTTCCAATCCACATCGCCCCGTCTCGCGCTGCCAGCAAGTCCCACACGCTGCCCAGCGCGTCCGTGAGCGGGGGGGCCAAGGCCGCCGTCACGCGCCCGTCTTGCCAGCCGTACGGCGTCTTGCCTCCGCCTGCCAGCCAGATGCGTCCCTCCTGATCCTGGGTGAGCGATTGCACCGCCTCCACCCCCAACCCCTCACTGCGGGTGACCATTTTCCAGAGCCGGGCTTTAAACCGGAGCAAGCCCCCTCCGTCAGTGCCGACCCACACACTTCCTTCCGGGTCGCAGAAGAGGCAGCTTAAGGAAAGCGTGGGCAGCCCGGACTCC encodes:
- the ltrA gene encoding group II intron reverse transcriptase/maturase, translating into MKETQLQIPLPGVPKAKQGRDVPPRWDWTEASVWTERMVATLERGIKGGKWYSLMDKVWKLENLQNAARQVKANQGAAGVDGVSCEAYFKDSALRLQRLQGRLRQGNYQPSPVKRVWIPKLGSKELRPLGIPTVESRIVETAVRQVIEPIFEACFAEHSYGFRPGKGAKDALRRVDQLLKAGNVWVVDADLKAYFDTIPQKPLMALVEERISDRNLLELIWKMLKQGVMETAKEWQPTEQGTPQGAVISPLLANLYLHPLDHWMARQGRQMVRYADDFVILCQSQAEAQAVLEQLRQWTAAAGLTLHPVKTRIVEASQKGGFDFLGYHFERGHRWPRQKSKAKLREAIRQKTGKSDPRPMSQIIADINRTLRGWFNYFQHSVANIFRAEDSWVRNRLRAILRKRHKGQGCARGCDYQRWPIAYFAELGLFSLAKARAEASQVRYRTH
- a CDS encoding response regulator transcription factor codes for the protein MKPTPLSLLIVDDHPIFRQGLRQIIEAQPGFCVVQEAGDGAAAVKLAATLKPDIILLDIDMPGMNGLDAMRAMRQQRVTAGIICLTMYKEADMFNEAMNLGATGYVLKDSAAQDILAGIKSVAAGRRYISPTLADCLFARSVGARALHTEKPGLDQLTPAERRILQRIADDKTSKEIAEELGLSPRTIENHRANISQKLDLHGSHSLLKFAYENKARL
- a CDS encoding two-component regulator propeller domain-containing protein → MKAWNLRQGRRGRVKSGGPARWLLAVMLSLLLAAVPAWAGLTNQDYTMDVWSIEEGLPQSSVNSIAQTPDGYLWLATYSGLARFDGVRFTQFDIGNVPGLPDNRLERLSVDREGGLWVIGEHNEVGRIKDGTCRAFAAAEGVPDTGALWVGEDGQGGRWLAGTQAGLWRWEQNRFVPAPSPPTFAGASLRTMVTDTAGRPWFLHRNTLYGWQNGRLNALPGPDGQAKTRARRVCASRDGGLWIVTPEILRKYVQGAWLPQSWPCPEFKSSIMDFREDMAGNLWIATFENGLFLFTPTKGWVRFGLESGLPTLSLSCLFCDPEGSVWVGTDGGGLLRFKARLWKMVTRSEGLGVEAVQSLTQDQEGRIWLAGGGKTPYGWQDGRVTAALAPPLTDALGSVWDLLAARDGAMWIGTYAGKVFRYCQGDLKAYTQMEGIRALFEDRQGRIWVGGFHGLSRIEHEQVTHYSRQDGLASERVWALAESASGGLYIGTDGGGLNLLRDGRWTCYTRQNGLPDDHIRSLYVDREDGLWLGTYGGGLSRFQAGRFFNFRVKGGLPARRIGSMLEDNSGRLWMATDLGVLCAKRRELSEFAAGRCQEINYTVFDRSDGLATTEIGGVQPASLKASDGCLWFAAGKGATFMDPKVLSANRRPPPVVIEEVRIDGERAAEFNPGINGRNPAHGQRETSATPVTVQPQQHELEIHYTGLSYRAPGKVRFRYRLDGLEEDWVEAGTKRVANYPHLPAGNYRFRVTACNDSGVWNETGASLALMVLPPWWKTWWFRAAVVAAALGLLYAGHVYRLRHLQRLQAAQTAFSQQLIASQEQERKRIAAELHDTIGQNLLIIKNRAVLGIEAATGSPAATEQLEEVSRTASQAIEEVREISYNLRPYQLDRLGLTKALQDLVSRVSAAATIPFHTGIDHVDKLLPPESEIHIYRIVQESLNNIVKHSMAATARVAIRHRSVNLRLTIEDDGCGFDYAALLADPKSHRGFGLSGLAERVRILNGWFRYNSLPGRGTRLTVEVPVLLNHETNTPKPPDR